In one window of Camelina sativa cultivar DH55 chromosome 15, Cs, whole genome shotgun sequence DNA:
- the LOC104744473 gene encoding LOB domain-containing protein 20-like: MADQQRPHNTSDSRRKSLAGRRTSSQQTPTTSSLSSGGGSINAAATTTTGTGTASPCGACKFLRRKCVSGCIFAPHFGSDQGAARFAAVHKVFGASNVSKFLHHIPVNRRHDAVVTISYEAQARLSDPVYGCVSTILALQQQVASLQAELSVVQSQLINSRVAMANVMQQQTHHQQQQQLVVMQQPEYSNNSSASTTLAGAAMNSFTVAAEAAAVSYDVMAPTNLEHSLPPMPLNQQSRGDQHHEDEEESGADFLVAVGSTAVASEVIFPAEGFHRR, encoded by the exons ATGGCTGATCAGCAGCGACCCCACAACACCTCAGATTCTCGCCGGAAATCACTAGCCGGAAGACGAACGTCGTCACAACAAACTCCGACAACGTCATCACTAAGTTCCGGCGGAGGATCCATTAATGCGGCtgcgacgacgacgacgggGACAGGAACGGCGTCTCCTTGTGGGGCTTGCAAGTTCTTGAGAAGGAAGTGTGTGAGTGGATGCATATTCGCTCCACACTTCGGGTCTGACCAAGGAGCGGCTAGGTTCGCGGCTGTCCATAAAGTTTTTGGAGCGAGCAACGTGTCGAAATTCTTGCATCATATCCCGGTGAACCGTCGCCACGACGCGGTGGTTACGATCTCATACGAAGCTCAGGCTCGACTCTCTGATCCTGTCTATGGCTGCGTCTCAACCATCCTTGCTCTCCAACAACAG GTGGCCTCGCTACAAGCGGAACTATCGGTGGTGCAATCACAACTAATCAACAGTAGAGTCGCAATGGCCAACGTTATGCAACAACAAACtcatcaccaacaacaacaacaactagtCGTCATGCAACAACCAGAATACTCCAACAACTCCTCCGCCTCCACCACACTCGCCGGAGCCGCCATGAACAGCTTCACCGTGGCGGCAGAGGCAGCAGCCGTCAGCTATGACGTCATGGCTCCGACTAACTTAGAACATTCGTTGCCGCCAATGCCATTGAATCAGCAAAGTAGAGGGGATCAGCATCATGAGGATGAGGAAGAGAGCGGTGCTGATTTTTTGGTGGCTGTTGGATCTACGGCGGTTGCTTCGGAGGTTATATTTCCGGCGGAGGGTTTTCACCGGAGATGA
- the LOC104744475 gene encoding uncharacterized protein At3g03773, with protein sequence MSRNPEVLWAQRSDKVYLTVALPDAKDLSVKCEPQGLFSFSALGALGERFEFSLELYGKILPEYRKNVGLRNIIFSIQKEEKSWWTRLLKSEEKPAPYIKVDWNKWCDEDEEVNSETASDDESAFVDQDESSDDDGLLYLPDLEKARRN encoded by the exons ATGAG TCGTAACCCGGAGGTTCTTTGGGCTCAGCGTTCTGATAAGGTTTACCTAACCGTTGCCTTACCTGATGCAAAAGACCTTTCAGTCAAGTGTGAACCTCAGGGTCTATTCAGTTTCTCTGCTCTTGGTGCCCTAGGGGAGCGCTTTGAATTCAGCTTGGAGTTATATGGGAAGATTTTGCCA GAATATCGAAAGAATGTAGGGCTAAGGAACATCatattttcaattcaaaaagaagagaaaagctgGTGGACACGACTGCTGAAATCAGAAGAGAAACCCGCACCTTACATCAAAGTCGATTGGAATAAATGGTGCGATGAGGATGAGGAGGTCAACT CTGAAACCGCTTCTGATGATGAGAGTGCA TTTGTTGATCAAGATGAAAgcagtgatgatgatggattgCTCT ATCTTCCTGATCTGGAAAAGGCAAGAAGAAATTAA
- the LOC104744476 gene encoding 5-methyltetrahydropteroyltriglutamate--homocysteine methyltransferase 2-like: MASHIVGYPRMGPKRELKFALESFWDGKSSADDLQKVSADLRSDIWKQMSAAGIKYIPSNTFSHYDQVLDTTAMLGAVPPRYGYTSGEIGLDVFFSMARGNASVPAMEMTKWFDTNYHYIVPELGPDVKFSYASHKAVNEYKEAKALGVDTVPVLVGPVSYLLLSKLAKGVDKSFDLLSLLPKILPVYKEVIAELKAAGASWIQFDEPLFVMDLEGHKLEAFSGAYAELESTLSGLNVLVETYFADIPAEAYKTLTSLKGVTAFGFDLVRGTKTIDLIKAGFPEGKYLFAGVVDGRNIWANDLAASLITLQSLEGVVGKDKLVVSTSCSLLHTAVDLINETKLDDEIKSWLAFAAQKVVEVDALAKALAGQTNESFFTANADALSSRRSSPRVTNESVQKAAAALKGSDHRRTTEVSARLDAQQKKLNLPILPTTTIGSFPQTVELRRVRREYKAKKISEEDYVKAIKEEIKKVVDIQEELDIDVLVHGEPERNDMVEYFGEQLSGFAFTANGWVQSYGSRCVKPPVIYGDVSRPKPMTVFWSSTAQSMTKRPMKGMLTGPVTILNWSFVRNDQPRHETCYQIALAIKDEVEDLEKGGIGVIQIDEAALREGLPLRKAEHSFYLDWAVHSFRITNCGVQDSTQIHTHMCYSNFNDIIHSIIDMDADVITIENSRSDEKLLSVFREGVKYGAGIGPGVYDIHSPRIPSTEEIADRINKMLAVLEQNILWVNPDCGLKTRKYTEVKPALKAVVDAAKLIRSQLSSAK, translated from the exons atgGCTTCCCACATTGTTGGATATCCTCGTATGGGACCTAAGAGAGAGCTCAAGTTTGCATTGGAGTCTTTCTGGGATGGCAAGAGCAGTGCCGATGATTTGCAGAAGGTGTCCGCTGATCTTAGGTCTGATATCTGGAAACAGATGTCTGCTGCTGGGATTAAGTATATCCCAAGCAACACCTTTTCTCACTATGACCAGGTTCTTGACACCACCGCCATGTTAGGTGCTGTTCCACCTAGATATGGATACACCAGTGGTGAGATCGGGCTTGATGTGTTCTTCTCTATGGCTAGAGGAAATGCCTCTGTTCCGGCTATGGAGATGACCAAGTGGTTTGACACCAACTA CCATTACATCGTCCCAGAGTTGGGCCCTGACGTCAAGTTTTCTTACGCATCTCACAAGGCTGTGAATGAGTACAAGGAGGCCAAGGCT CTTGGTGTTGATACCGTCCCTGTACTTGTTGGCCCTGTGTCTTACTTGCTTCTTTCTAAGCTTGCTAAGGGTGTTGACAAGTCATTTGATCTTCTCTCCCTTCTCCCCAAAATTCTCCCTGTCTACAA GGAAGTCATTGCTGAGCTTAAGGCAGCTGGTGCATCCTGGATTCAGTTTGATGAGCCTCTTTTTGTCATGGATCTCGAGGGTCACAAACTCGAGGCTTTTAGCGGTGCCTATGCAGAGCTCGAATCAACTCTCTCTGGTCTGAATGTTCTTGTGGAGACCTACTTCGCTGATATCCCTGCTGAAGCATACAAGACCCTTACTTCCTTGAAGGGTGTGACtgcttttggatttgatttggttCGTGGCACCAAGACCATCGACTTGATCAAGGCTGGTTTCCCCGAGGGAAAGTATCTCTTTGCTGGTGTTGTTGACGGAAGGAACATCTGGGCCAATGACCTTGCTGCCTCTCTTATCACCTTGCAGTCACTTGAGGGTGTTGTTGGTAAAG ACAAGCTTGTGGTCTCAACCTCTTGCTCTCTTCTCCACACTGCCGTTGACCTTATTAACGAGACTAAGCTCGATGACGAAATCAAGTCGTGGCTAGCTTTTGCTGCTCAGAAGGTTGTTGAAGTTGACGCATTGGCCAAGGCTTTGGCTGGTCAGACAAATGAG AGTTTCTTCACTGCCAACGCCGATGCTTTGTCTTCGAGGAGATCTTCCCCAAGAGTCACCAATGAGTCTGTCCAGAAGGCT GCTGCTGCTTTGAAGGGATCTGACCACCGCCGTACAACTGAAGTTAGTGCAAGGCTAGATGCTCAGCAGAAGAAGCTCAACCTTCCAATCCTCCCAACCACAACCATTGGATCCTTCCCACAGACCGTGGAACTCAGGAGAGTTCGCCGTGAATACAAGGCGAAGAA AATCTCTGAGGAGGATTACGTCAAGGCCATCAAGGAAGAGATCAAGAAAGTTGTTGACATCCAAGAGGAACTTGACATTGATGTTCTTGTCCACGGAGAGCCTGAG AGAAACGACATGGTTGAGTACTTTGGAGAGCAGCTGTCAGGTTTCGCATTCACAGCAAACGGGTGGGTGCAATCCTATGGATCTCGCTGTGTGAAGCCACCGGTTATCTACGGTGACGTGAGCCGCCCCAAGCCAATGACAGTCTTCTGGTCCTCAACAGCTCAGAGCATGACCAAACGTCCAATGAAGGGAATGCTTACAGGTCCAGTCACAATTCTCAACTGGTCTTTTGTCAGAAACGACCAGCCCAGGCACGAAACCTGTTACCAGATTGCTTTGGCCATCAAAGACGAAGTGGAAGACCTAGAGAAGGGCGGTATTGGAGTCATTCAGATCGATGAAGCCGCACTCAGAGAAGGATTGCCTCTTAGGAAAGCCGAACACTCTTTCTACTTAGACTGGGCGGTTCACTCTTTCAGAATCACAAACTGTGGCGTCCAAGACAGCACTCAG ATCCACACTCACATGTGTTACTCAAACTTCAACGATATCATCCACTCCATCATCGACATGGACGCTGATGTCATCACCATTGAGAACTCGCGTTCAGACGAGAAGCTTCTCTCTGTGTTCCGTGAAGGAGTGAAGTACGGTGCAGGAATCGGTCCAGGTGTTTACGACATTCACTCTCCAAGAATACCATCAACAGAGGAGATTGCAGACAGGATAAACAAAATGCTTGCGGTTCTTGAGCAGAACATCTTGTGGGTAAACCCTGACTGTGGTCTGAAGACAAGGAAGTACACTGAGGTCAAACCAGCACTTAAAGCCGTGGTTGATGCTGCCAAGCTTATCCGCTCGCAGCTCTCTAGTGCCAAGTGA
- the LOC104744477 gene encoding uncharacterized protein LOC104744477 produces MELSVSPQVQKMNLQTSRKSSLSGSRKDLWFAIREGSLVDVDSALTTLRKSGGNINLRNVYGLTPLHIAIWRNHIPIVRRLLAAGADPDARDGESGWSSLHRALHFGHLAVASVLIDSGASFTLEDIKLRTPVDLVSGPVAQVIGEQQSSVATEVFSWGNGANYQLGTGNQHVQKLPGRVDSLHGCLIKVVSAAKFHSVAISSHGEVYTWGFGRGGRLGHPEFDIHSGQAAVITPRQVISGLGSRRVKAVAAAKHHTVIATEGGNVYTWGSNREGQLGYTSVDTQATPRKVTSLKAKIVAVSAANKHTAVVSECGEVFTWGCNKEGQLGYGTSNSASNYSPRLVDHLKGKVFTAVASSKYHTLVLRDDGEVYTWGHRLVTPRRVIISRNLKKAGSTLLNFHRRRPLRLTAIAAGMVHSLALAEDGALFYWVSSDSNHRCQQLHSLHGKTVVSISAGKYWASAVTSTGEVYMWDGKNGKDMPPSLSRLHNLKRATTVAVGETHLLVVGSLYHPAYAPTVLKKSQALQADESREEEDEELDEGFMFDDVDSVNVLKSVQHDTPKERTVPSLKSLCEKVAAECIVEPRNAIQLLEIADSLGAEDLKKYCEDIVIRNLDFILTVSPQSIANTSPDVLANLEKLLDDRSSETWSSRPLPTPTATFPVVIDSEEEESESDILRTRDNHVKHFSSIAEGSTRMDSFLQPEDELAQRNSKEVRALRKKLQQIEILEAKQSRGQLLDGQQIAKLQKKLDIESSLVELGIPVEESPEAKSSTALPLDGKANKKGKKKKKGKQRFVQVETFPDVGEVKVEIDTMQGKEDEEISEAIKPKDGKIMLDMTVISGFPKESDFVSLSQKKDNPPDSPRSKKLGTAANKKKNRKGGLSMFLTGALDDIPKPVVTPPPKPKLEGPVWGGAKTPKGLSSLRDIQDEQSKTRPREPVKTTKNQSGDDSSGKTEGKILLSSFLTTKPIPVESAKSLQQADMEKGTPPWVSSETPRNLSRPSLRDIQMQEVKKQQSLSHSPKTKTSGFTVTTGQGSPSDSPGTNRWFKPEIDAPSPIRSIQIEEKAMKDLRRFYSSVKIVRNQP; encoded by the exons ATGGAACTGTCCGTCTCTCCTCAAGTCCAGAAGATGAACTTGCAAACTTCCCGTAAAAGCTCACTTTCAGGGTCTAGGAAAGATTTGTGGTTTGCTATACGAGAAGGGTCATTGGTTGATGTGGATTCAGCACTGACCACGCTGAGGAAGAGCGGTGGCAATATTAATTTAAGGAATGTCTATGGTCTGACTCCTCTGCATATTGCCATTTGGAGAAACCACATTCCTATTGTTAGGAGGCTGCTTGCAGCTGGCGCTGATCCAGATGCTAGG GATGGAGAATCTGGTTGGAGTAGTCTTCACAGAGCTTTGCATTTTGGTCATCTCGCGGTAGCTAGCGTACTAATTGACTCAGGTGCTTCTTTTACTCTGGAAGACATAAAACTGCGAACACCGGTTGACTTGGTCTCAGGTCCAGTGGCTCAGGTTATTGGCGAGCAACAGAGTTCGG tggcTACAGAGGTTTTCAGCTGGGGAAATGGTGCAAACTACCAACTTGGAACTGGCAATCAACATGTTCAGAAGCTACCCGGCAGAGTTGATTCACTGCATGGTTGTTTAATTAAGGTGGTCTCTGCTGCAAAGTTCCATAGTGTTGCCATTAGTTCTCATGGAGAAGTATACACGTGGGGGTTTGGAAGGGGTGGCCGCCTTGGACATCCTGAATTTGACATTCACAG TGGTCAAGCTGCAGTTATTACTCCCCGCCAGGTTATATCCGGTTTAGGATCACGCCGTGTAAAGGCAGTTGCGGCAGCTAAGCACCACACTGTTATTGCTACGGAAGGCGGGAATGTATACACATGGGGTTCCAATAGAG AGGGTCAGCTTGGTTATACCTCTGTGGATACTCAGGCAACACCCCGCAAAGTTACTTCATTGAAGGCAAAGATTGTAGCTGTTTCTGCAGCAAACAAACATACTGCCGTAGTTTCTGAGTGCGGTGAAGTTTTCACTTGGGGATGCAACAAGGAAGGTCAGCTTGGTTATGGAACCTCCAACTCAGCATCAAACTATTCTCCCCGATTGGTTGATCACTTGAAAGGAAAAGTTTTCACGGCTGTTGCATCTTCAAAATATCACACTCTAGTGTTGCGAGACGATGGAGAG GTGTACACCTGGGGTCATCGGCTGGTGACTCCAAGACGTGTTATTATTTCCCGGAATTTAAAGAAAGCTGGGAGCACACTGTTAAATTTTCATCGTAGGAGACCTCTTCGATTGACTGCAATAGCTGCGGGAATGGTACACAGCTTGGCTCTAGCAGAAGATGGTGCATTGTTTTATTGGGTTTCCTCCGACTCCAATCATAGATGTCAACAG TTGCATTCGCTGCACGGTAAAACAGTTGTGAGCATTTCAGCGGGTAAATACTGGGCATCTGCTGTTACTAGCACAGGTGAAGTTTATATGTGGGATGGGAAAAATGGTAAAGATATGCCACCGTCTCTTTCTCGCCTCCACAACTTGAAAAGGGCAACAACAGTTGCTGTTGGTGAAACACATCTTCTGGTTGTGGGTTCTCTGTATCATCCTGCCTATGCTCCTACTGTGCTTAAGAAGTCTCAGGCTCTGCAAGCGGATGAAAgtagggaagaagaagatgaagaacttgATGAGGGTTTTatgtttgatgatgttgactcTGTGAATGTGTTAAAATCCGTGCAACACGATACTCCTAAGGAGAGGACAGTACCTAGTTTGAAAAGTTTATGCGAGAAGGTGGCAGCGGAGTGTATTGTAGAGCCACGAAATGCTATTCAACTGCTTGAAATTGCAGATTCGCTTGGAGCAGAGGACCTTAAGAAGTACTGTGAG GACATTGTGATTCGAAACCTTGACTTTATTTTGACGGTTTCTCCCCAATCAATTGCAAATACATCACCTGATGTTCTTGCCAATCTCGAGAAATTATTGGATGACAGATCATCTGAAACATGGAGCTCCCGACCACTTCCAACACCAACAGCCACATTTCCTGTTGTTATAGATAGTGAAGAGGAGGAAAGTGAGAGCGACATTCTAAGAACTCGTGACAACCATGTGAAACACTTTTCCAGTATTGCTGAGGGAAGTACTCGAATGGATTCATTCTTGCAACCAGAAGATGAGTTGGCTCAACGCAATTCCAAAGAAGTCCGAGCTTTGAGGAAAAAGTTGCAACAAATTGAGATCCTTGAAGCAAAACAATCAAGGGGACAACTTCTTGATGGTCAGCAGATAGCAAAACTTCAAAAGAAACTAGATATCGAAAGTTCACTGGTAGAACTTGGTATTCCTGTTGAAGAGTCTCCAGaggcaaaatcatcaacagctTTGCCACTAGATGGAAAAGCCAACAAgaagggaaaaaagaagaaaaaaggaaaacagaggTTTGTACAGGTTGAGACATTCCCTGATGTTGGTGAAGTCAAAGTGGAAATAGACACAATGCAGGGTAAAGAAGATGAGGAAATCTCTGAAGCTATCAAGCCAAAG GATGGCAAAATCATGTTGGATATGACAGTGATTAGTGGGTTCCCCAAGGAATCAGACTTTGTCTCACTCTCTCAGAAGAAAGATAATCCACCAGATTCGCCGAGAAGCAAGAAACTTGGAACGGCagcaaacaagaagaagaacagaaagGGTGGGCTTTCCATGTTCTTAACTGGTGCTCTTGATGATATCCCTAAACCTGTTGTTACTCCTCCACCAAAGCCTAAGTTAGAAGGTCCTGTGTGGGGTGGAGCTAAGACTCCTAAAGGCTTATCTTCCCTCCGGGATATTCAAGACGAACAAAGCAAGACTCGGCCTCGTGAACCTGTTAAGACAACTAAAAACCAATCAGGCGATGATTCTTCTGGTAAAACCGAAGGAAAGATATTACTGAGTTCTTTCTTGACTACTAAGCCAATTCCAGTGGAATCAGCTAAAAGTTTGCAGCAAGCTGATATGGAAAAAGGGACTCCTCCTTGGGTTTCCTCTGAAACTCCTCGTAACCTGTCTCGACCTTCTCTCAGAGATATCCAGATGCAGGAG GTGAAGAAGCAACAGTCTCTGTCCCACAGTCCAAAGACAAAAACATCAGGCTTCACTGTCACAACCGGGCAAGGATCTCCATCAGATTCGCCTGGAACTAATCGATGGTTCAAACCAGAGATAGATGCTCCATCACCCATACGATCAATCCAGATCGAAGAAAAAGCCATGAAGGATCTTCGCCGCTTCTACAGCAGCGTGAAGATAGTCAGAAACCAGCCTTGA
- the LOC104744479 gene encoding putative syntaxin-131, protein MNDLLKGSLEFSRDRSNRSDIESGHGPGNSGDLGLSGFFKKVQEIEKQYEKLDKHLKKLQGAHEETKGVTKAPAMKSIKQRMERDVDEVGRISRFIKGKIEELDQENLENRTKPGCGKGTGVDRTRTATTIAVKKKFKEKISEFQTLRQNIQQEYREVVERRVFTVTGQRADEETVDRLIETGDSEQIFQKAIREQGRGQIMDTLAEIQERHDAVRDLEKKLLNLQQVFLDMAVLVDAQGEMLDNIENMVSSAVDHVQSGNNNLAKAVKSQKSSRKWMCIAILILLIIIIITLISVLKPWTQKNGGA, encoded by the exons ATGAACGACCTCTTGaag GGCTCGTTAGAGTTTTCCAGGGATCGCTCTAATAGAAGCGATATTGAGTCAGGACATGGCCCAGGTAACTCTGGAGATCTTGGGCTCTCTGGTTTCTTCAAAAAG GTCCAAGAAATCGAAAAGCAATACGAGAAGCTTGACAAGCATCTCAAGAAGCTTCAAGGGGCACACGAGGAGACGAAAGGCGTCACTAAGGCTCCTGCTATGAAAT CAATCAAACAGAGGATGGAGAGAGATGTTGATGAAGTGGGAAGAATTTCTCGTTTCATCAAAGGAAAGATCGAAGAACTGGATCAAGAG AATCTGGAGAACCGGACTAAACCGGGTTGTGGGAAAGGAACAGGTGTAGACAGAACAAGAACAGCCACAACTAT TGCGGTTAAGAAGAAATTTAAGGAAAAGATATCTGAATTCCAA ACTCTAAGACAGAACATTCAACAAGAATACAGAGAAGTTGTAGAGAGGCGTGTGTTCACAG TGACTGGCCAACGAGCTGATGAAGAG ACAGTTGATAGATTGATCGAAACGGGAGACAGTGAGCAGATATTCCAGAAAGCGATCAGGGAGCAAGGACGAGGACAG ATAATGGATACACTGGCCGAGATTCAGGAACGCCATGACGCTGTTAGAGATTTAGAGAAGAAACTCCTTAACCTGCAACAG GTGTTTCTCGATATGGCCGTGCTGGTGGATGCACAGGGAGAGATGTTAGACAACATAGAGAATATG GTCTCGAGCGCTGTGGATCATGTTCAATCCGGGAACAACAACCTAGCAAAGGCAGTAAAAAGCCAGAAGAGTTCAAGGAAATGGATGTGCATTGCTATCCTTATTCTTcttatcatcattatcattactCTTATCTCTGTTCTCAAACCATGGACACAGAAAAATGGTGGTGCCTAa
- the LOC104744478 gene encoding uncharacterized protein LOC104744478 yields the protein MVFKSRIKWIALFVLILSMGSLIVHLSITKSSGVQLAFSARDNLWQDFDSLLGSQDFRNKHLWRPVKSLETLQPYANPRNTYPAPSSKNNGFIYAKIFGGFDKIRSSICDLVTISRLLNATLVIPELQESLRSKGISNKFKSFSYLYDEEQFISFLKNDVIVTKTLPESLKAARKRNEFPLFKPKNSASPNFYLEDVLPKLKKANVIGLIVSDGGCLQSTLPASMPELQRLRCRVAFHALQLRSEIQVLGKKMVDRLRKSGQPFLAYHPGLVRDKLAYHGCAELFQDIHSELIQYRRAQMIKQKIISEELIIDSHLRRDNGLCPLMPEEVGILLKALGYSQKAIIYLAGSEMFGGQRVLIPLRAMFPNVVDRTNLCSTEELSDLVGPEIPLPENTYEMPPRKSDKQLKEEWNKAGPRPRPLPPPPDRPIYQHEKEGWYGWLTENDTEPSPSPMDLRNQAHRLLWDALDFVVSVEADVFFPGFNNDGSGWPDFSSLVMGQRLYERPSSRTYRLDRKVIQELFNVTREDMYHPNRNWTLRVRKHLNSSLGESGLIRQSMLSKPRSFLSHPLPECSCRTSALDDSRKIRSDDSRFLYGGEDECPKWIKSAGVEKSKTDDGDQPDYEHDLLTEQSETEEEFAKSKVASAFDQDEEWDPND from the exons ATGGTGTTCAAATCGAGAATAAAATGGATTGCGCTATTTGTGCTAATCTTATCAATGGGATCTCTCATTGTTCATCTTTCCATCACAAAGTCTTCAGGTGTACAGTTGGCCTTTTCTGCTAGAGATAACCTTTGGCAagattttgattctttgttaGGTTCTCAG GATTTTAGAAATAAGCACTTATGGCGGCCTGTTAAATCGTTGGAGACCTTGCAGCCTTATGCCAATCCAAGAAATACTTATCCTG CGCCCAGTTCGAAAAACAATGGTTTCATTTATGCAAAGATATTTGGTGGATTTGACAAGATAAGATCTTCT ATATGTGATCTTGTCACCATATCCAGGCTTCTAAATGCTACTCTTGTCATTCCAGAGCTTCAAGAAAGTCTTCGCTCTAAAGGCATTAG CAACAAGTTCAAGAGTTTCTCCTATCTTTATGATGAAGAGCAGTTTATATCCTTTCTTAAAAATGATGTTATAGTTACAAAGACCCTCCCTGAGAGCTTGAAAGCCGCAAGAAAACGGAATGAGTTCCCTCTTTTTAAGCCCAAAAACTCTGCATCACCAAATTTTTACCTCGAGGATGTATTGCCAAAGTTAAAGAAAGCTAATGTTATTGGTTTGATCGTCTCTGATGGGGGATGCTTGCAG TCAACTTTGCCAGCTTCAATGCCTGAACTTCAAAGATTAAGGTGTAGAGTTGCCTTCCATGCCCTCCAGCTTCGTTCAGAAATCCAGGTGCTGGGCAAAAAGATGGTTGACAG GTTACGTAAATCTGGTCAACCTTTCCTAGCTTATCACCCTGGCTTAGTGAGGGACAAATTGGCATATCATGGTTGTGCTGAGCTTTTCCAG GACATTCACAGTGAACTCATCCAATATCGCCGGGCTCAGATGATCAAGCAGAAAATTATTTCAGAAGAACTTATTATTGACTCGCACTTGCGCAGGGACAATGGCTTATGTCCTCTCATGCCAGAAGAG GTTGGAATTCTTTTGAAAGCATTGGGTTATTCTCAAAAGGCGATCATATATTTAGCTGGTTCTGAAATGTTTGGCGGCCAACGGGTTTTGATCCCTCTGCGTGCTATGTTCCCTAATGTAGTGGATCGGACTAATTTATGCAGCACAGAAGAGTTATCAGATTTGGTTGGTCCTGAGATACCGCTTCCAGAAAATACATATGAAATGCCTCCTCGAAAAAGCGATAAGCAGCTCAAAGAAGAGTGGAACAAGGCAGGTCCTCGGCCTCGACCTCTACCTCCTCCTCCAGACAGACCTATCTACCAGCACGAAAAAGAAGGATGGTATGGTTGGCTTACGGAGAATGACACAGAACCAAGCCCTTCACCGATGGATCTTAGGAATCAAGCACATAGGTTACTGTGGGATGcccttgattttgttgtttctgtagAAGCTGATGTGTTCTTCCCCGGTTTCAACAACGATGGTAGTGGGTGGCCAGATTTTTCAAGTTTGGTGATGGGTCAGAGGCTCTATGAAAGGCCCTCTTCACGAACATATAGACTAGACAG GAAAGTTATTCAAGAACTTTTCAACGTTACCCGTGAGGACATGTACCATCCTAACCGTAACTGGACACTTCGTGTGAGGAAACATCTTAACTCAAGTTTGGGTGAAAGTGGGCTTATCAGGCAGTCTATGCTTTCGAAACCCAGGTCGTTTCTCTCGCATCCACTTCCTGAATGCTCATGTAGAACATCGGCCCTTGATGATTCCAGGAAAATACGGAGTGATGATAGCAGATTTCTCTATGGAGGTGAGGATGAATGCCCTAAATGGATAAAATCAGCTGGAGTAGAAAAGAGTAAAACTGATGATGGTGATCAGCCTGATTATGAACATGATCTTCTCACTGAACAGTCAGAAACTGAAGAAGAGTTTGCAAAAAGTAAGGTGGCTTCAGCGTTTGACCAGGATGAAGAATGGGATCCTAATGACTAG
- the LOC104744480 gene encoding auxin-responsive protein SAUR21-like, whose translation MALVRGLMAAKKIIGGSVGGTRKETSAPKGFLAVYVGESQKKKQRYIVPVSYLNQPLFQDLLIKAEEEFGFNHPMGGLTIPCPEDTFLTVTSRIQG comes from the coding sequence atggcttTGGTAAGAGGTTTGATGGCTGCAAAGAAGATTATTGGGGGATCAGTAGGAGGAACAAGGAAAGAAACTTCAGCACCAAAAGGGTTTCTTGCAGTGTACGTAGGTGAGagccagaagaagaagcagagatacATTGTGCCAGTCTCATACTTGAACCAGCCTTTGTTTCAAGATCTTCTCATAAAGGCAGAAGAAGAGTTCGGATTCAATCATCCGATGGGTGGTTTGACGATCCCTTGCCCTGAAGATACCTTCCTCACTGTAACTTCTCGGATCCAAGGATGA